Below is a window of Malus domestica chromosome 13, GDT2T_hap1 DNA.
CACGAAAGTTGCGATGGACTTTTTAATTGGTTGAAATGCAATCAAATCGTCGTATTTGTGTTGGTTGGCACCGACACATCTTTTCGTATCTTCTCAGAAAGAGGAATTGTGGAAACCTAAAAAGTTGGGAGGCCAAATTCTTTTCACCAGAGTAATGGACCATTAATCTTTGAATGGGCCAAATCATCTGCAATGGTGGAGGCATCTCCGAAAGTTGAAGCGATCCAATACAGTCAAAAAGCAAGAACTTGTAGTTACCGTTTCGGAAAATCATACACAAATGTCAAGCAATGAGGAACTTAAATTTATTCGAATACTATGAAACTGGTTTGCACAACTGTGAAAACAACAGGACCGAGTCTATAACATTTGTCTCGGTACAAAAGGGTCCGGAGAAATTTCTCATCAGTTGCGGTGAAAAGCATCAAAACATCCACACCTCATAAATTTATGCTTCCTGTCAAAAATTTAAGCCAGAGTTAGTAGGCAGAACCAGTAAAATTCAACTGACGAAAGTAAGACGGAAAAGTAAGGCTTCGTGCCAAGTGATCAGCTGAAATAATATAAACAGCGAACATTGCTTACTGAAAGCGGGAACAGAAACTGGGGCAAGTGTGTTGTTGGAAAGTCTTTTACTCTCTACTTTCAATTGTGATCGGGTGATAAGCGTGTGCATAATTGCATATTTGAGTGCACACAACTACTTGGAAATGATGATACATTCATAAACTACTTTACCAGAAACTATTCCATGAGAACTTTCTATTCATTTATCCAACAAAGGAGAGAATAAAATGTAGCAAAATGGCAAGTTTTTATTTGGCTGAATGTATGATGAGATGCATGAATGTGGATGCCAGAATGGGATTTAGAATGACAAAAGAAGCCTCTTGGGGTGCTACTTGTGTTGAAATACCCCCACATAGTAGCATATCTGAAATGACCTCGCCTAATATTTCCTCTACCCACAATTCTTAAACAGCTTAGGATATCAGCCCTAACCCTTTCCCCTGAGGTAAACAAAGGAAGGCAGAAAGGGCCAACTAAGGGGGAACAAATGCTTTTTCTGGTTTCCCCAGAGCCGCAGGGGAGAAGGAGTGGTGGGTTTGGAGGGGCGGGGTGTTGGCTTGTGAAGGCTCTGTTGGCCTGAGGTACAGAAGTTGTAAATTCAAAAATACAAGTTGTATCTTGAAGTGTATAGCTCAGTTGGATGAGCATTACCCTTTTAACCTAATGGTAGTACATTCAAGTCGCTTGAGCTGATATGCTACAACCAATGCTATGGTCAAAATAGTTGTAATCTTATCCCTCTATATAAGTCGGACATAACCTTTCTAATAAATGAGTAAAGgttgtacccagtgcacaaggctcccgctttacgcagggtctgggagaggtgaatgtcggctagccttacccccatttatggagaggctgctcccaagtctcgaacccgagacctaccgctcatgggcgaaggcacttgccatcgcaccaagtgcgacttCTAATAAATGAGTAAGTAACCCAAATCCCTAAGACACTTGAGCTGATATGCGACAACCAATGCTATGGTCAAAATAGTTGTAATCTTATACCTCTACAGAAATCCGCATATATTGGCACAAAAAAGGCCACAAACCTAACATGACATGTAGAAACTTGGGACTCTTGTATTTTCCGTAACATGGACACAACTAGCATAATTCAACTTCACATGTCAAATACTTGCATCTAAGAATTTCACTACCGAATGCACCACACGAAAGGCATAAATTACTTTGCCACATaccagaagaaaaggaaaagggcaTCTCAAACTCAAACACAAAAACACTTTTTCAACAGCCTAACAAATATAGGGATGATAGGCAATTAGGACCAACCATATAAAGCAATAAGAACAAATTTCCAGTTACCAGTCTTACACCCAAATAAATCCCTCCAACTATACACATCCTCACAGATTTGTCTTGCATCGTCTTCTCTAATAAGCAAAGAGTACAGTTGGACAAGCTCAGGTGAAAACATAGGATGCATGTTTAGGTCATATGTAAGCTTGCTATATAATAGCATATTTAGGAAAACCCCATATACATAGCAAGTGCATTATATAAAACATCCAACCAACGGAATATCTAGCAAGGACGTTCACATAATCCACTCCATATTACTTAGACTCCTTAAATGATCTAAAAGAAATGACCACTAAAGATGCCAAATTCAAAGctgataatgttttttttttcattagagGGTGACCCAAATCATTGATTTTTATTAGTGAGCTGATATAATCCCAAAGCATTGAAATTTAGAGTTTTCAAAGATGCCATGATCCCATTTTAACATTGGTTAAATTCCCAAACTGATACCAGCTGATGCTTAACCCGAAATTTGGACCCCCTCCACCCAAATCATTTCTTCAAGCTGAACCCATGAGTGAACAAATCTAAATACAAAACCCCATATTTCTCTTAGAAACTACATTGAGCCCAATTCAACACAAACCCTAGGCTCCATAATCGACCCGAAAAATTCCACAACAGCAGCCAAAAAACACATAGTACTGAACAATTAACAACAAACCCATCAATCAACGAACCAACAGTTCAAATTCAAATGCCAAAAACAAGAAATAGAAGAAGCAGAACAAAGCACTAGTGAATTACCCAATAACGGATGGTGGGTTCTAAGCGTTGGCGGTGTTGGGAATGAGAGGAATCGGCTGCCCCTTCTTCTTTCCCTGCTTCAACTTGGCCTCCTCCTCGCGGATCTTCTGCATCGCGAGCATCCTCTCCATGACGAGCTCGTACTCGCACTTCTCGTAGGAGTGGCGCTCGTTCTCGCACTTCCATGGGAGGTAGAACTCCGCCTGCCTGCACTTGTTCAGAGGGATCAGCAAGTGGGCGCACTGGTCTCTGTACGGAATTGGCACCCTATTCTCCACCATCTCCGCCTGCGTCGCTATCATCTTCTTCGACGTTCCCTCGGCTGCCATTGCTCTGAAAAATTGAGCACCCTTTGGTCCCTGGGAAAGAATTTGGTGGTGGCTTCGGCGGCGGCGTGTACGGCGGCTTTCGGTGTCGGGGTGTTCCAGGTCGTTTCAGTGTGCGGATTCGTGTTTAGTTACCATTAATCCAGCTCGAGTGCTTGTTAGTTTcaggcttttttttcttttttttttttaaattgggcTGAAGGTAACGACGGAAATTATTGGGCTGTTCAGCCCACATCAAGCCCAATGCAAAGAGAGATTGGGAAAACTTTGGTAATGTCTTGAACCAGGATTGGATTTAAGAAATGCTACTTTTTTTTCAACTTGCTAATTTAATGGTTAAAAAGTCGGACTAACGAAGACAAACCTGATACTTTGTTCTACTTTGACCTCTGAATTTTAATCCTCTATTTTCCAACTCGTGTCAGTATGCCCTAACTGTCACACTTCCTATAAATTCTATCACATGCTATGCTGTGACCAATTTTTATAGGCATACGTGTACACAAAATACTACATTCACCAAGTTAATACTTTAGAATTGCAATAATCAAACTTAAAAAACATTGTCAAATTTAAAAGCTTGTACTGTAATAAATGTTGGAACAATCAAATGTCAAGTTATAATATATAACAATTACACAGTTTATCTTGAATATAAATTTCACAAATATACAATATATCTTACAATATGAACAATTTAACAAAtcacaaaaact
It encodes the following:
- the LOC103451504 gene encoding NADH dehydrogenase [ubiquinone] 1 beta subcomplex subunit 7-like: MAAEGTSKKMIATQAEMVENRVPIPYRDQCAHLLIPLNKCRQAEFYLPWKCENERHSYEKCEYELVMERMLAMQKIREEEAKLKQGKKKGQPIPLIPNTANA